The stretch of DNA GTAGGGCAAACGCAAACGCCGCTGATATGGTTTCCTTTTGGAACTGGCACGCGCTCCCTCAGCCTTGACTTACTAGCTCGGCCCTAGTGCTTACCAAAAGCATCAGGGCCTCTTGACGTACCTTGTGCAGAGCAGACTGCACTTTGGCATACTCGCCTTCAAGCCGTGAAAGGTCATTCTCTGCTGCGAGTGGCTGCCCTTGTGACCTATGCTCAAGCTGCTCGCACAGCTGAGCCAGCACAGTTGCACCTACCGTCGCGCTTCCTGATTTAAGCGTATGGGCCGACCGCCGAAAGGTAGCAGTGTCTTGAGCAACAGATGAAGACCGAATTGCCTGCAACAGCTTTGGTGCCTCATCTAAATAACAGTCGATTGCTTCTACAAGAAACTCGGGTGCAGAGTCACCCGCCAAGTGCCGGAGCTGATCCAACGACTCCGGGTCTAAAACACCTTTTTCCGTTGCTTCAACTTCAGGGCTGGAAGCGAGATCTGAAGTTGAAGCAATAGCAGACCTTTCTGAGGCAGCAATATTCAGTGGAGAACAACGCCTGAGGGCAGCTATCAGCTCTTCTCTACGAATGGGTTTGCTGATGTAGTCATCCATCCCGGCTGCCAAACACTGTTCGCGATCGCCCTGCATTGCATTGGCAGTGATCGCAATAATGCGGGGCCGGGTTTCTGCGCTCCACCCCTGACAGATGTGCTGAGCCGCAGTTAATCCATCCATTTTGGGCATTTGTACATCCATCAGCACAACATCATAAGGCTGATGGTGCAGCGCTGTTAGCACTTCTAACCCATTTGTTGCTAAATCCGCGTGGTAGCCCATCCTCAGCAGCAACAGCAGCAGCATTTTTTGGTTGACGATATGGTCTTCTGCCAGCAGGATTTTAAGCGGCAGAGTTTGGGCTAAAACAGGTATTTGCGCTGCTCGCTCAGGTGGGCAACTCGTAGCGTCAGCAATAGCACGCGCAACGAAAGTGAAATAAAAGGTAGACCCCTGGTCTGCTTGACTTTCCATCCACATGTGCCCCCCCATCAGCTCACTTAATCGGCTGCTGATAGCCAATCCTAATCCTGTTCCTCCATACTCCCGCGTGACTGACACATTAACCTGGCTAAATGCTTTAAATAGCTGGTCATGGCGATCGCTCGGAATGCCAATTCCGGTGTCTCGTACCGCAAACTGAATTTCGTAAAGTCCTTCAGCTTCTGTGCCTAGCCTTGATCGATTCGCAACCGCTTCAGTCTTTAGCTGCTGCGCTGTCGCCGTTACAACAACTTCTCCAGACTGAGTAAACTTGACTGCGTTGTTCAGGAGATTGACTAAAATTTGGCGAAGACGAGTCACATCCCCAACAACGGTGTTAGGTATATACCCCTCAACAAGATAGGCTAACTCTAGCCCTTTGGCAGCCGCTTGAGGAGCCAACAAATCAATCGCCTCTTTCACACATCTCCCTAAATTAAGCGGCTGTGCTTCTAGCTCCAGTTTGCCAGATTCAATTTTTGAGAAATCGAGAATATCATTGATGATAGTTAGCAGTGCTTCGCTGCTGTTGCAAATAGTTTCTACAAAATCTTGCTGCTGTGCTGTTAAAGGGGTATCTAACAACAGCTCTGTCATACCCACTACGCCATTCATCGGGGTACGAATCTCATGGCTCATCATTGCTAAAAAGGCGCTTTTAGCCCGATTGGCGGTTTCGGCCTCTCGTCTCGCTTGCTCAAGCGCAATATTCTGGTCAAACGCCTGATGAAGCTGTTGCTGAAGCGCAAGATTCACCTGCTGCCGTTCAATTTCGCCGCCACACCACTGCGCCATGAGCCTGAGCAGTTCTCGATCAAAAGCTTTGAAAGGAGCCCGGCGGGGAGTTCGACTGTAAAAACAAAGCGTCCCGTAGATTTTTCCATTCACCCAAAGACGGCTGCCGATATAGCTCTCTATTTGCAGGGCAGCATAACAGGGATGAAAGCACCACGCTGATTGATTAGCATGAACGATGTCAACAGGCTCTGAAGATTTTAAGGTTTCTACGCAATACGTTTGCTTGACATCAAAAACATCATTAGGAGCAATCGAATTGTCAGGCGTTTGAACGCTGATAACTTCATAACGATTGTCCTCAATGTGAGCCAAAACTCCAAAGTCAAGACCAAAATGACGGCAGCCTATGCCTAAGAGCTGCTGGAAACGCTCTTCAGCGCTAAGAGACTGAGCAATTGTGACCTCATACAGCTCTCGAATGACAGTTTCACTTTCTCGTAGTGTGGTCTCAATTTGCTTACGATTGGTGACATCTCGAATGATTACCAGAACTGCAGATACGCTGCTAGCCGCAACAACTAGCATCAGGATTTGAGGGCTAGTTGCAAGGTTCCAGCAGGATGCCCCCGCCATAGCAATTAGGAGCAGCAACGCTGTGGTTAGACCCGCTGCTATCTTGTTCCTGGTAGAGAGGTTCATACAAGTTACCCGTAACACAATCTGACGAGGCAGCTTCATCTGAAGAGACCCATAGTTGTGGGCTCGGGGTCTCAAGTCACAGCTAGGGGCCTTTTCCAGGCACCCTGCTATAAAACCGCTTCATCCGTAAAGAGTGCCCAGAATCGTTGAAATCAAAAACTGTGTAGCTGTAAATAGGGATGTTGGAGGAGCACAAGCTGTGAACGCCTTGTCATAAACCGAGCCATAGCTGCCCACTATCTCATTGTAAAAATTGATTAACATCCAGCCAACGCCAGCCCAGCGCTAATCAGACGACCATTACGGGAATGCTAATTAGGCTAAGAGGCGCTTTGAGATGACTACTCATCAACCTCTCAGCTATTTGTCTGTGTGCATTGCCATCCCCGTAGTCTCTATGTTTCCTGACCCCAATATTGGCCCTCCGGCAGCTTCCTTTAAGAATCGAAAGCCTTTATCAGTAACTACTGCCTACTACATTCGCAAGCTTCTGCATCAGAACCTTGACCGTCTAACCTCGGTTGTGGCCATGGGAGCCGGGCTTAAAGCAGATGCATTAAGCGATCTAAATTCGGTGATCGAAAGTTTGTATTTAGAGGATGAGGAAATCAATGCAACGGTTCAGCAACTTGACAACCTTGCAGTATTTCACCAAACTCTGAGCCACCAGGGAGCCCGATACCGCCAAGACTTGCAGAAAACAGAGCAGCAAATTTTTTGGCTGCTTGGATTTAGGCCAAAGGAGTCAGTCAACCAGGGGACAATCTTAATTGTGGATGACTCTCAGCTTAACGTCCATCTATTGTCTACCGCTTTAAGCAAGCATGGATATACAACTTGTCATGTTAGTGGCGGTAGGCTGGCTTTAAGCGAAGCAGAGTCTTTAGAACCAGATCTAATCTTACTAGATATTATGATGCCGGAAATGGATGGCTATGAGGTGTGCGAACGGCTCAAGGCTAACCCCGCCACCCGTGATATCCCATTGCTATTTGTCAGCACGATCAATCTTGTTTTGGATAAAGTCAAGGCTTTTAGTCTTGGGGGTGTAGATTACATTACTAAGCCATTTCAACTGGAAGAGGTCTTGGCTCGGATTGACCATCAGATCAAGCTTCGAAATCTGCAGAAGCGATTGGAGGAGCAAAACGTTCGATTGCAACACGAGATTAAAGAACGCAAGAAAGCAGAAACTCAATTTCGCAGCCTATTTGAAAACGCTGTTGATGGCATCTTTCAAACAACAGTGAACGGACAGTATATCAATGCTAACTCAGCGCTTGCCCAGATCTACGGCTATGAATCGCCGGAAGTGCTGATAGCAGCGATCAACAATATTGCTCAGCACCCCTATGTGGAGCCATTGCGACGAGAACAGCTCATGGCTGAACTGCGTCAACATCAGGTGGTTCGAGAGTTTGAATCTCAGATCTATCGAAAAGACGGCAGCATCCTTTGGATCTCAGAAACCATTCGCGTCGTTCAAGAAGCCGACGGCAACTTACTCTACTTTGAGGGAACGGTGCGAAGCCTGACCAAATGATGGAGATTGCCTTGAATAGCAAAGCCATAGTTGCGCCATTTAAAGCGAACTCCATCATCGAATCTACCCCTAACAGGTCAGGCGCTATCTATTGTTAAGCGGAGAGACGCTGCTCTGCATGACGTCCCTCTGCAATTTCCTCAATGACTTTTTTGTTGAAGGCAGGGATATCTTGAGGGTTGCGGCTGGTAACCAGGCCCCGGTCAACCACGACTTCCTGATCTACCCAGTTCGCGCCAGCATTTTGCAAATCTGTTTTTAGAGAGGGCCAGGAGGTCATAGTGCGGCCCCTGACAACATCGGCTTCAACCAGTGTCCAAGGACCGTGACAGATGGCTGCAACCGGCTTACCGGCTTGGAAGAAAGCCTTCACAAACTGAACAGCCTTTTCCTGGGTTCGTAGCTGGTCTGGGTTAACCGTTCCTCCTGGAAGAATTAGCGCGTCGTAATCCTCAGGATTAGCGCTGTCGAGGGTGAGATCTACGGGGATTTCATCGCCCTTGTCGTAGTGGTTCCAGCCTTGAATGGTGCCACTCTTAGGCGCGATGATCGCAGTTTGGGCTCCGGCTTCTTCCAGGGCCTGTTTGGGCTGGGTCAATTCTACCTGTTCAACTCCGTCGGTTGCTAAGATGGCGACCCTTTTATTACTTAGTTGTTCGGTCATAGTCAATCTCTTTTCGTCCCTTTTAGACTAAAGAAGTTGGCATGTGAACGCCGTCCTGCTTGCGGCTTAGTTTGGGTAGCGGGTTGTCTATTGACTAGCACCAGGCAGGTAAGATTCTGGGGTGCAAGGGCTACGTCCTGCGCGATCGCAATACGCAACCTGCACCTGCTGGCGCTGCAGTGCTGCTTCGAGCAGTGGCTTGGTCAGGGTAAAGTCGGTTTCGGGAAAGGGCGCGTGGCAACTGTGACAGCTATTTTGAAGGCTCACCTGGTAACTTGGCTGAGCCGGGCTGAAAGAGCCGTACTCCCAAGTTCCACCCCGTTTCTGCTTGATAAAGACGGTGCCGAGAGACTCTGGCGCATGCCAGGTTTCCATCAGAATTAGCGTACCCTCTGGCAGCGGTTGCCCGGCTTTCACCTGGCTGGCATTTTCAGCAGCGATGAACATTTCTCGAAAACTGCGATCGCTCCGGGTCACCGTGCCGTAGTGAACCCACTGCCGACCGTAGCGTTCTTCACTGACAAAATCGCTGCCGCTAGCCCTCACGTCAGCAGGCAAGTCAACGTCTGTAGAAGGCGTTTCCACCGGTAGCAGGCCGTACTCCGAAGAGTTTAGCCCTTGGGTCAGCGCTATAGCCAGGGTGACTGAGGCGATGAAAAGCGCCAGCAGCGTAAATCCTTTTTGCCGCATCTCTCCCTCCTAAGGCACCAACACCATCGAATGTGCGCCTCGTGTTACCGGAATTGAGTAGCGTGTTGGCACTAGCTGCGGCTGCGGATTGAGCGGGTCGGCGGCAATACGCCAGAAGTCAATTGAGCCACCCTCCACGCGATCATCAAAGTGGTCGTAGTTCACCACTGCAAGGTACTGGCTGGAGGCATCAAAGGCAGCAGCTTCGGGCAAAATGCCGTCAAAGGGATAGTCTGCAACATGGTTCAACTGCCCGGTTTGCGGCTCTAGGGTGAAAAGGCTGATGGACGCAAACCAGGTGATACGCTCATCACCGTAGGGAAGGTAGCTGCGCTCTAAGTTCGTAGTGACCACGTATTGGCCGTTAGGACTTACTGCTAACCCCTCGGGGCTGACGCCAGTCATGGCACGCGACACCAGCGCATGACGAGGCGAACCATCTGCCTGAGTGCCAGCAGCCAGTCGAATGCTGACAACACTGCCGCGCGGTGCTTCAGACCAGGTACCTTCTACATCGGGTCCCCAGAAGAGATTATTGACAATCACATGCCGACCGTCAGGGGTAAACCGGGCCATGTAGGGAGCCTTTTCAATCTTCACGGTATTGCCCCAGGGCTGAAGCTCAAAGCTGCCGCTCTGAGGAGCGACCTGCACGAATGAGACTTCTGCGGCGGTTTCGTTGACCAGTGCCAGCACGTTTTGGGTAGGGTGCCATTCGGCATGAATTAGCCGTTGTTCCCTTGGCAAGGTAGATACCGGAGGATAAATAGGCTGGCCTAACCTGCCATTGTTGAAAGGAATTAGAGCAAGAGGCGTTTCTGTACCATCGCCTTGGGGATTGATGGCAACGGCTACCAGCGAACCATCTGCATTGACGCTGACTGAGTCGGGACGCTCGGCAATGGTTAACGTCTGCACTAGGGTAGGCTGAGCCGGGTCAGCCAGATCAAACACTTTGATGCGATTACCATGCTGCAGGTCGGCGAAGGTTTGGTCTTCCCAGTTTCCCTCTGGACGCTGGGCAAAGGTTTCAACGACAAATACATACCGTCCGTCAGGCGTGGTATCCAACACCACAGGCGGGCCTGCGACGGAGTTGCTCGCCTCCGTTTCATAGGCTTGCAAATCTCTGACATGACCTCCTAGAGGAATCACGCTGAGGGCATCTCGTCCTTCTCGTGGGCCAAGACTGCCATCTATGTAAGCCGATGCAAGCATATCGGCATCGGATACCGAAATCAGGTAGCGGCCTCGAAAGTCAAAGGGGGCTGCCCGATCCGGCGTCTGAGCAACTGCGACTGCAGGCACGACTGTGGCTGCCAACAAACCAAGGACGAACAGACGTTGATACATCATTACGCTCCGTAAAGTGAAACACTCGTTTTACCATAACAGCTCAGCAATGCTGTTGGCCGTATGATGGAAGAAGTATAAGTAAAATAAAACTATCGTTTTACCATGGGACTTGCCCGCTACCGAGCTGAAGTCAGCCGCCAAAAGCAAGAAGCCATCCTCAAGGCAGCGCTAAATGCCTTTTTAGAGCTGGGCTACGATCGCACCACAATCGACTACGTAGCTCAGCAGGCCGAAGTTTCGACCGCCACGCTATACAAGCACTTTCCTAGCAAGGCCGATCTGTTTGGCGGCATTATGGCGCAGGTTTGGCGCACAGACCAGATTAGCGCGAGGCCCATCTCTACGGACTTGCCGTCGCGTGATGCTCTGACAGCCATCGGTCAAGAATATGCTCAGCTGCTGATGAGTCCAACCATTCAAGCCCTGTTTCGGGTCATTATCGCGGAGGCTCCCCGGTTTCCCGAGTTGGGCACTGAGCTGTATTACCGGGGCAAGGAGCCTTTTCTGAAGCGGCTGAACGTTTACCTAGAGGCTCAGAATGAGGCAGGGCAGTTGGCGGTTGGGGAGGTTGCGATCGCAACCCGCCAGTTCCTCGGCATGATCAACGACATCATCTTCTGGCCCCGATTTCTGATTATGGACCTGCAGGTGAGCGAGCAGGAAGTTGAGACGGTGATTGAGAACGCCGTAGAAACGTTTTTAGCCCGCTACGGAGTCGTTCAGTAGCCTACGCGATCTAAAGCGACCAGGGTTACTTAATTTGTGTGAAATCCGCACAGCAGGATAAACGGCAACCGCTATACTGCTGAGATCGCTGCAGCAGGTGCACCTTTGCCGCAGCTCTGCCTGCCAAGCTTCTCCATACCCTTCCATAAAGGGATGGGTACACGCCTCCTACAAGAAAACTGAGCACTATGGCCTACAGGTCAATTGGTTTGGCTGCTTTACTTGGGCTTATGGCCTCTATGGCCGGAGCTTCGGTGGCGCTGGCAAGCCCAGTGAAGGACGATTCTGTGAAGCTCCCTACCCCTGTTGACGACTCCCCCAATCAGCGCCAGCTGGCACCATTTGATTTAGAAGCGGCGGACATTTCCCCCGCGAACCACCCCAATTCTGGGCTTCCTCAGTCGGGCCGCCTCTTAGCCGAGTTTCAGGGGGAGGTTCGCGCGCTCAGCACCGACCAACAGTATGTGTTGACAGACTCCTCTACTGCGGATGCTACCTATCTATACGATCGCTCAGGCAACCTGGTTGCTGAACTGGCAGGGTATCTCAGTGACTTTAGCCCAGATGAGCAATTTGTTGTTGCCAGTTCATTTGAAACCAACACAACGGGTGTATACGACCTTTCTGGCCAACAGGTAGCTATACTGCCAGGCTACCTTACCGGATTTGGTGCAGACGGCCAAAGCCTGACAACCTACTCAGAACCCGAGGATTTAGGGCGGCTTTACGACTTCTCTGGCAAGCTTTTGGCCGAATTTCAGGGGTCAACGATTGCCCTCAGCACCGATGGACAAGTTGTAGCTACCAACAGTAGTGACCAGATTAGCCACGTGTACAACACGGTTAGCGGCCAACTGATTCGTCTAGAAAAGGGATCGCTGCGAGGGGATCGCCCTGTCTTTGTTTTAGAGGATCAGTATGTGGCAACCCACCCTTGGGGGCTAGAAGAGGAAATGGGTTATCTCTACAGCCGAGCAGGTAATGAGGTGGCACAGCTTCGAGGATCTCTAATTAGCGTTAGCCGAGATCAGCAGCACCTGATCACATTTAATAGCAACACTTACCTTTATGATCGTTCTGGTCAGCAAACTGCTCAGCTAGAAGGCCAATTTAGAGCCCTTGGTCTGGATGACCAACACCTAATTACCCACAGTTACGGGGGCAACATCAGCCGCCTTTATGACTTCTCTGGCAGATTAGTTGCCCAGTTCTCAGGGGAATTTGCAGGCTTCAGCCCAGACGGCCAAGGAATCTTGACGAACTTCTGTGCCGATGGAAACAGCTGCCTCTTTGACTTAAACGGCAGCGAAGTCGCTCAGTTTCAGGGATGGTTTAGCGACTTTAGCCCTGATGGGCAGCATCTACTCACAACCACTGAAAATACCAGCTATCTCTACAGGCTTTCTGGTGAATGGGTGGGTCAGTATGAGGGCGGCAGAGGGACTTACAGTGCTGATGGTCAACACTTTGTTACCTCATCGTTTGGGGAGGATGTTTTGAATGTTTACGACCGCTTCGGCAACCCGGTTGACCAACTGCGAGGGCAGCTCTCCATTTTTGTCCCCAATCAGCCGCAGGTGATTACCTATTCCGAACGTCAGGGGGCCAGCTATCTTTATGACCTTTCAGATGACTAGCAAGTTTGTCTCATTGGGGTTTTGATAGCTATCTCTGCTTGCTTCATCTATCCACTCCAGCCTGTAGCTTAATAATCTGAAAGTCGCTGCAGTGGCTATAGCGGGCCTTTGTTCTTGACCTGGTCGTAAAGGGTTTCCATCGCCTCTAAAAAAGAGTTGTCGCGGTGCCAGAAGGCGGGGTAATCGCCCTGTTTTTTCACGGCGATGCCGGAGACACGAGTTTCGGGCAGCGGCTCCATGGTTTGGGGCAGGCGTTTGGCCCCCTGCCAAAAGTCGCGCAGGCTGGTGATGGGTGCTGCTGGAGCCGTTTGCAGACGGGTGTAGTACGAAGTAACGGGCTGGGGCGGGCGTTGCTCTAGCTGAAGTTCGGCAGAGAGGGCTTGGCCTAGGGGAGATTTAGCCAGTTCCTTGTGCAGGTCTGCTCGCGACAGCCCCCGCAGCTCAAACAGCAGAAAGGGGTCGCGATCAAGTTCGGCGGCGACTAGGTAATAAACTCCGGCGATGTGCTTGCAGGGGTTGCCCCAATCGGGGCAGGAGCAATTGGCCTTGAAATCCTTGCGACTGTGGGGCAGTAGCGTTAGCCCCAAGGTGGCAAAGGAGTCTTCGATGTTGTCGGGAATTTCGTTGAGCAGCAGGCGGGAGATTAGGCTGGCTTTCGAGGCAATGAGTGCGATCGCAACTCCCCACTTCGCCTTACTGATTGGCTGAAACTCAATTGTGGTGCTGTAGAGCGGCTCTTTGTAAACCCCATAATAGGGATTGACGGAACCTTTGACCTGAGCAGTTACTAACCCGTCTCGGATTTCAAAGTGGCTGACCTTGCCGTTATTGGCGTAGGATCGGCCCCGGCTTAAGCGGCCTGAGTCAGAAAGTTCTTCCATTGCTTCAATAAATTTCAGGCCCCACCAAGTACGGCTGAATTTGCTCATGGGTTCACTCCATAATGGCGCTCTTGTTAAGCGCGATGAGTTGCCTAAAGGCGTCGTTATCCAACTCAGTCAGCCAAGATTCATCAGCTCCAACGATGGCTCCTGCTAGCTTTTTCTTGTCCTCAATCATCTCGTCAATGCGTTCCTCCAGCGTCCCCACAGCAACGAACTTGTGGACAAAGACATTCTTCTGCTGGCCGATGCGGAAGGCTCGGTCGGTAGCCTGGTCTTCAACGGCCGGGTTCCACCAGCGATCGAAGTGGAAGACGTGGTTAGCTTTGGTCAGGGTAATGCCTACACCCCCCGCTTTTAGGGACAGCACAAAGATCGAAGGCTCAGTTTCGGGGTCTTGAAATTCGCGGATCATCTGCTCCCGTTTGGGCTGGGTGGTGCCGCCGTGCAGGTAGTAGGTGTTGCGGCGACAGGTGTGGCGCAGATACTTTTCCAAAGCATCCCCCAGCTCTCGGAACTGGGTGAAAATCAGCAGGCTTTCGCCTTCTTCCACGGCCTCTTCGACCATTTCACTGAGGCGGGTGAGCTTGTGCGATCGCTCGGGGGTAAACTCGCTGCCGTCCTGCAAAAACTGCATGGGGTGGTTGCACACCTGCTTCAGCTTGGTGAGGGTAGCCAAAATCAGGCCCTTGCGCTGAATGCCCTCGGTTTGCAGGATCTGCTCCTCAACATCTTTGACTACCGCTTCGTAGAGCGATGCCTGTTCCTTGGTGAGGTTGCAGTACAGCTTTTGCTCAACCTTATCGGGCAGGTCTTTGATGATGGACTGGTCGGTTTTCACCCGTCGTAGAATAAACGGTTCCACCAGCTTTTTCAGAGTAGTTGACTGGCGCGGGTCGCCGCTTTTCTGGATAGGTAGCTCAAAGCTGCGGCGAAACTGGGTCTGGTTGCCCAGGTAGCCCGGATTGAGAAAGTTGAAGATCGACCACAGATCGAGCAGGCGGTTTTCGATGGGGGTGCCTGTCAGGGCCAGCCGATGGGGAGCCTCTAGCTTCAGGATGGATTTGGTCAGGGCGGCTTTGGGGTTTTTGATGTTCTGGGCTTCATCCAGCACGATGCGGTGCCACTGAATATCGTTCAGCAGCTTGGCATCTTTGCGGGCCAGGGCAAAGGAGGTGATCAGCACGTCGTGGTCGCGGCAGATCTGCTTGAAGGTTTTGGCATCTTTGGCCCGTTCGCTGCCGTGGTGCACAGCCGCTTTGAGGTTGGGGGCGAACTTCTGAATTTCTCTGGCCCAGTTGCCCACCACCGAAGTCGGAGCGATCAGCAGCGTCGGCGGAATTTTGGCAGGCTGACCCGGCTCTTCCAGGGCTTCTCGCTCTTGCAATAGGCGGGCGATTACCTGGATGGTTTTGCCTAGGCCCATGTCGTCGGCCAGACAGCCGTTTAAACCCAGCTGCTCTAGATACTGCAGCCAGGAGACGCCTCGCTTTTGGTACTCGCGCAGCTGGCCTGCTAGGGTTTGAGGATTGTCGATAGGCTGGAGTCGGTTTTTGTCGCCTAGCTTAGCCAGCATATCGGCCAGACTGTTGTCTCGATCCACATCGATTTCTAGGCTGTCGTCTTCTCCTGCCGTTAGCTTCATGAAGTCGAGCAGGCTTAGCTCTGGGTTTTCTTGCTGCTGGGCCTGCCAAAACTCGAGCATTTGCTTCATTTTGTCTTGGTCTAGCTCCATCCACTGGCCCCGAAACTGAACTAGGGGCGTTTTGGCGTTGACTAGCTGGTGCCACTCCTGCTCGCTAACGGGTTCGCCGCCGATGGCCAGGTCATACTGATACTCCACCAGCCGATCCAATGAGAAGTAGGACTTGGCCTTATCCTCGCCGCCGCTGAGGGACTTGCCCTTAGCGCGCAGCCGCACCTTGGCCCGCTGCCTGCCCTGGGGAGTCCACCAGGCCGGAACGACCACCTTGTATCCGGCATCTTCTAGCACCCAGGCCGCCTCTTTGAGAAAACCAAAGGCTGCCTCCAGATTCAGAAAAATGCCTACAGGTTCGTCGGTTTCTAGCCCGCGCCACAGGTCTGAGTAGATCCGGGCGGCATAACCCAGGTTCAGCAAGAGCTGTTGCTCAAAGTCTTGCCCCATGTGAGCCTGCACATGCTGACGCTGCTCGGCCCGCATTCGCCAATAGTCTTCTAGCGCTACCCGCAGGGAGGGGTCTTGCTTAGCGGCCACTTGAAACTGAAGCTCCCAAGCATCTTCGGGTGTGGCCGGATCTCGCAGCTGAAAGCAGAGGTAAAACGCTTGGTCGGTCTGGGTGCGGGAGATGCGATCGCGCCACGCCTGCCACTGCCGGTACTGCTCTAGCCTCGCTGCCGACCCCCAAGCTTTGCCGCCTGGGCTTAAACAATCGTGGATCAGAGACTCTGCAATGGTCTTCTCATACGCCTGGGTAATAGGGGCATGGGTGACAATCTCGGTCAGCAGGCATTCGGCAAAGTGGCGCAGGAGGGAGTTGCGATCGTAAAACTGAGGCGTTTCTGGCACTTCTGCAAAGCCCGCTGCACAGGCCAACGGCATGTACTCCAGCGACTGCTGTATCAGATCTTCGTAATCCGCCCCGATAAACTCCCAACCCGGATAAATCTCAAACTTGCCCCCTACCGGCTTCGCCTCGACCTCAATCGTTTGACTAGCCGCCGCTCGCTTCTTTCCCGTTGCCGCCGCCTTCTTTTGTCCCGCAGCAGCCGCACTCCGGCTTGCCCGCCCCCCAGTTCCCTTGCTCCCCGGCTTCCCCTTCTTACTCTCTGCCTGCTTACCTTCTACCTTCCCCAGCTCCCGATACCGTAGAGCCGGAATATACTGGTCCCTGACAATAATCCGCTTTAGGCCCTGGGTGAAGTGAAACCAAAACAGCAGGTCTATGCCGAGCTGAATTTCGGCCAGGTTGTGCAGCGCTAAAAAGTGCAGATCGTTGAGCAGGGGAATGACGGTATTGACCAGTCCACCTCGTTTCGCAGGCCCAACCGTTGGGTAGCAGTCTACCTGCCAGTACTGAAACTCAAAGGT from Pseudanabaena sp. FACHB-2040 encodes:
- a CDS encoding DEAD/DEAH box helicase, whose translation is MQILHGTWIPQAGEDFVQQGAFYLWVETTEHKRFRQPSQRHPRQLVAEDLAEMLTQELGIQPLGRHPLKDVISPQYFLLPTVDGQPLPSLELSRYLEEEPPDTFEFQYWQVDCYPTVGPAKRGGLVNTVIPLLNDLHFLALHNLAEIQLGIDLLFWFHFTQGLKRIIVRDQYIPALRYRELGKVEGKQAESKKGKPGSKGTGGRASRSAAAAGQKKAAATGKKRAAASQTIEVEAKPVGGKFEIYPGWEFIGADYEDLIQQSLEYMPLACAAGFAEVPETPQFYDRNSLLRHFAECLLTEIVTHAPITQAYEKTIAESLIHDCLSPGGKAWGSAARLEQYRQWQAWRDRISRTQTDQAFYLCFQLRDPATPEDAWELQFQVAAKQDPSLRVALEDYWRMRAEQRQHVQAHMGQDFEQQLLLNLGYAARIYSDLWRGLETDEPVGIFLNLEAAFGFLKEAAWVLEDAGYKVVVPAWWTPQGRQRAKVRLRAKGKSLSGGEDKAKSYFSLDRLVEYQYDLAIGGEPVSEQEWHQLVNAKTPLVQFRGQWMELDQDKMKQMLEFWQAQQQENPELSLLDFMKLTAGEDDSLEIDVDRDNSLADMLAKLGDKNRLQPIDNPQTLAGQLREYQKRGVSWLQYLEQLGLNGCLADDMGLGKTIQVIARLLQEREALEEPGQPAKIPPTLLIAPTSVVGNWAREIQKFAPNLKAAVHHGSERAKDAKTFKQICRDHDVLITSFALARKDAKLLNDIQWHRIVLDEAQNIKNPKAALTKSILKLEAPHRLALTGTPIENRLLDLWSIFNFLNPGYLGNQTQFRRSFELPIQKSGDPRQSTTLKKLVEPFILRRVKTDQSIIKDLPDKVEQKLYCNLTKEQASLYEAVVKDVEEQILQTEGIQRKGLILATLTKLKQVCNHPMQFLQDGSEFTPERSHKLTRLSEMVEEAVEEGESLLIFTQFRELGDALEKYLRHTCRRNTYYLHGGTTQPKREQMIREFQDPETEPSIFVLSLKAGGVGITLTKANHVFHFDRWWNPAVEDQATDRAFRIGQQKNVFVHKFVAVGTLEERIDEMIEDKKKLAGAIVGADESWLTELDNDAFRQLIALNKSAIME